One stretch of Paenibacillus sp. AN1007 DNA includes these proteins:
- a CDS encoding AAA family ATPase, translated as MFFLQMSGFPGSGKSTLARQISQAVGAVIVDHDISKTAIMKSLSLQGNTMESRAIGQLSYDVDWSLVDFYLSNGHSVIMDSPCLYSNVLETGLELARKYQKRYKYVECYIEDIEIIRNRLKNRERLLSQIEGPSSEEGFYRTIKNSKKPEGEKYIVVDSSKPIADYFPKVLEYINE; from the coding sequence ATGTTCTTTTTACAGATGTCAGGATTCCCGGGATCAGGAAAGTCAACATTGGCAAGACAGATTAGCCAAGCAGTTGGAGCTGTGATTGTCGATCATGACATTTCTAAAACAGCAATTATGAAATCGTTATCATTACAAGGAAACACGATGGAGAGCAGAGCAATAGGACAGCTATCCTATGATGTAGATTGGTCGTTGGTGGATTTTTATTTATCGAATGGACACAGTGTCATTATGGATAGTCCTTGTTTGTACAGTAATGTATTAGAAACCGGACTTGAATTAGCGAGAAAATACCAAAAGAGATATAAGTATGTGGAGTGTTATATAGAAGACATTGAAATAATACGAAATCGATTAAAAAATCGAGAAAGACTTCTGAGTCAAATCGAAGGACCATCATCAGAAGAAGGATTTTATAGGACTATAAAAAACAGTAAAAAACCAGAAGGAGAGAAGTATATAGTAGTAGATTCATCGAAACCAATCGCAGATTACTTTCCAAAAGTTTTGGAATATATAAATGAATGA
- a CDS encoding shikimate kinase, whose product MKFIMIFGPQAVGKMTVGHELTKITELKLFHNHMSIELFHPFFGFGSETWRLSSIVRRELFESFASSSQYGLIFTYVWGFDLKEDWEFVEQTCNMFETKGAEIYFVELESTIEERLKRNTTEFRLDQKPTKRNIENSKMDLIKTMEKHRLNSKEGEITRENYLRINNTNLGANEVARLIKDEFNL is encoded by the coding sequence ATTAAGTTCATAATGATATTTGGCCCACAGGCCGTCGGAAAGATGACGGTTGGTCATGAATTAACGAAAATAACGGAATTAAAATTGTTTCACAATCATATGTCGATCGAGCTGTTTCATCCCTTTTTTGGTTTTGGTAGTGAAACTTGGAGGTTATCAAGTATCGTAAGGAGAGAACTTTTTGAATCGTTTGCAAGCAGCAGCCAGTACGGACTTATTTTTACTTACGTTTGGGGGTTTGATCTTAAGGAGGACTGGGAATTCGTGGAGCAAACATGTAACATGTTTGAAACAAAAGGAGCAGAAATATATTTTGTTGAATTAGAGTCAACTATAGAAGAAAGATTAAAACGAAATACAACGGAGTTTAGACTTGATCAAAAACCAACAAAAAGAAATATTGAAAATTCTAAAATGGACTTAATCAAAACGATGGAAAAACATAGACTCAATTCTAAAGAGGGAGAAATTACTAGAGAGAACTATCTGAGAATCAATAATACAAATTTAGGTGCAAATGAAGTCGCAAGATTAATTAAAGATGAATTTAATTTATAG
- a CDS encoding DUF4279 domain-containing protein, protein MERTNVKVEFSIFGDQFDPNIITNTLLINPTRAWLKGDPIRRDLVRKETCWGIATDYEESLDINDQIDKVKALIQDQKDQVVKLIEQNNLECKFEVVINIENNLKPAMYLNKDIIKFIYDLGAEIDFDPYICS, encoded by the coding sequence ATGGAAAGAACAAATGTTAAAGTCGAATTCAGTATATTTGGAGATCAATTTGACCCCAATATTATTACAAACACACTATTAATTAATCCTACAAGAGCTTGGCTTAAAGGTGATCCTATACGAAGAGATCTAGTTCGTAAAGAAACGTGTTGGGGAATAGCGACTGATTACGAAGAGTCTTTGGATATTAATGATCAAATCGATAAGGTTAAAGCTTTGATTCAGGATCAAAAAGATCAAGTTGTAAAGTTAATTGAACAGAACAATCTTGAATGTAAGTTCGAGGTTGTGATTAATATTGAGAACAATCTAAAGCCTGCCATGTATCTAAATAAAGACATCATAAAGTTCATTTACGATTTAGGGGCAGAGATTGATTTTGACCCATACATTTGTAGCTGA
- a CDS encoding GNAT family N-acetyltransferase encodes MLELAKNELETVRFLCSGISNTVLFANIEGKIGRTWIDNKKKPTYSVIIAGDFAFLLGSVEALKEVDVPLRFVLEECRGKIIITNEFSWISLLSQHYSDSFQKFNRYSFKKESNFQLEQLEENIKMIDTAFKIVPIDEHIYPMVLQDPFMADCCCFFSSLEEFMQHGIGLVILKDNQIIVGASSYTYHEGGIEVTIGTHPLYRRQGLALACASRLILECLSRNIHPNWDAANLESVALAEKLGYKMEKEYEVYSI; translated from the coding sequence GTGTTAGAATTAGCGAAGAATGAGCTCGAGACTGTTCGCTTTTTATGCAGCGGTATAAGTAATACAGTTCTTTTTGCAAATATAGAAGGGAAGATAGGAAGGACATGGATTGATAATAAGAAGAAGCCCACATACTCCGTGATTATTGCAGGAGATTTCGCATTCTTACTTGGAAGTGTCGAAGCTTTGAAAGAAGTAGATGTTCCATTGCGGTTTGTTCTTGAAGAATGCAGGGGGAAAATCATAATTACGAATGAGTTTTCTTGGATATCCCTTTTATCTCAACATTACTCCGATTCATTCCAAAAGTTTAATCGGTATTCCTTTAAGAAAGAATCGAATTTCCAATTAGAACAGTTAGAAGAGAACATAAAAATGATAGATACTGCTTTCAAAATCGTACCCATAGATGAACATATTTATCCAATGGTACTGCAGGATCCCTTTATGGCAGATTGTTGTTGTTTCTTCTCTTCCTTAGAAGAATTTATGCAGCATGGAATTGGACTTGTTATCCTCAAGGATAATCAGATTATTGTCGGTGCTTCTTCTTATACTTATCATGAAGGGGGAATTGAAGTTACAATTGGGACACATCCCTTGTACAGGCGCCAAGGTTTGGCACTAGCTTGCGCATCAAGATTGATTCTTGAGTGCCTGAGCCGAAATATCCACCCAAACTGGGACGCAGCCAATTTAGAGTCAGTTGCTCTTGCAGAAAAATTAGGTTACAAAATGGAAAAAGAATACGAAGTGTACTCTATATAA
- a CDS encoding serine hydrolase, producing MNSKTLDEFARAIKKTKIKSCLIMREDSLVFEYYKNRKIENNPQKINSCTKSILSILIGIALDKGYIKSIAEQVCSFFPELTNILDDPRKRDITIEDLLTMSAGFEWPEFGEWNYSTPMLFSSDMIQYVFERNLENNRGEKMNYNSGCSHVLTAILQKTTGMTAVEFAHLHLFKPLGITNVHWYEDSKGINRGGDGLTMTTVDMLKIGTLYLQQGKWKNTRIVSSDWLKKSTQPYYLTYESIGYYAYHWWVRHLNMNNIEVSGTEMIFALGFGGQYICIVPSLSMVIAITSEMYEDSLKPLRILEQWLIHL from the coding sequence ATGAATTCGAAGACGCTTGATGAATTTGCACGAGCGATAAAAAAGACAAAGATCAAAAGCTGTCTAATCATGAGGGAAGACAGTTTAGTGTTTGAATACTATAAAAATCGTAAAATAGAAAACAATCCTCAAAAAATTAATTCGTGTACTAAAAGTATTTTATCCATACTTATTGGCATTGCACTTGATAAGGGATACATAAAGAGTATTGCAGAACAAGTGTGTAGTTTTTTCCCGGAATTAACGAATATCCTTGATGATCCTAGAAAACGAGACATCACTATTGAAGATTTACTTACGATGTCGGCGGGGTTTGAATGGCCCGAATTCGGTGAATGGAATTATTCCACTCCAATGCTGTTTAGTTCAGACATGATACAGTATGTTTTTGAACGAAATCTTGAAAATAACAGAGGAGAAAAAATGAATTACAATTCTGGTTGTTCACATGTGTTAACAGCGATCTTGCAGAAGACTACAGGAATGACAGCTGTAGAGTTTGCACACCTCCATCTGTTTAAACCTCTTGGTATCACGAATGTACATTGGTACGAAGATAGTAAAGGGATTAACCGGGGTGGAGACGGCTTGACAATGACCACTGTCGATATGTTAAAGATTGGTACTTTATACTTGCAGCAAGGGAAATGGAAAAACACTCGTATTGTTTCATCAGACTGGTTGAAAAAATCTACACAACCCTATTATTTAACTTATGAATCTATTGGTTATTATGCTTACCATTGGTGGGTAAGACACCTTAATATGAACAATATAGAAGTAAGCGGGACAGAAATGATATTTGCTTTGGGTTTTGGTGGTCAATATATATGTATAGTACCTAGTTTGAGTATGGTTATTGCCATAACTAGTGAAATGTATGAAGACTCGCTGAAACCATTAAGAATACTTGAGCAATGGCTTATTCATTTATAG
- a CDS encoding GNAT family N-acetyltransferase, translating into MILNLELADILEKSEINYMVDRMTAIREREGNPEGIEIKRFGESTAFYSKTMPWGLFNNVKGRISEDAIEDILDFYNERERNFEIQVIPGKINQEVMKKLHNKGFYQSGFHTTLFCEPRNQDSFDNDNLEIRELHEDEFETYAEIHCLGTGLSLDGKDHVAANNRVLFSRPGWHYYLGLAQGRPAAVAVMYIEDNAASLTFATTLPEYRNKGFQTSLLLRRIQDAYKNCNLVVSQCSYGSQSHRNMERVGMRIGYTRAAWTRI; encoded by the coding sequence ATGATATTGAATTTGGAACTAGCAGATATTCTAGAGAAATCTGAAATTAATTATATGGTTGATCGAATGACTGCAATCAGAGAACGAGAAGGAAACCCTGAAGGAATTGAGATTAAACGATTCGGGGAGAGCACGGCGTTTTATAGTAAAACCATGCCTTGGGGTCTTTTTAATAATGTAAAGGGAAGAATCTCTGAAGATGCGATTGAAGATATCTTAGACTTTTATAATGAGCGGGAAAGGAATTTTGAGATTCAAGTCATCCCCGGTAAGATAAATCAAGAAGTAATGAAAAAACTCCATAATAAAGGATTTTATCAATCAGGATTTCATACAACGCTTTTTTGTGAACCTAGAAATCAGGATTCGTTCGATAATGACAACCTGGAAATTCGTGAACTGCACGAAGATGAGTTCGAAACATATGCAGAAATTCATTGTTTAGGTACAGGATTATCTCTTGATGGGAAAGATCACGTAGCTGCAAATAACCGAGTGCTGTTCTCCCGTCCGGGATGGCACTATTATTTGGGGTTGGCTCAGGGGCGTCCAGCTGCAGTAGCTGTAATGTATATCGAGGATAATGCTGCTTCATTAACATTTGCGACAACACTACCGGAGTATCGAAATAAAGGATTTCAAACCAGTTTATTACTTAGACGAATTCAGGATGCCTACAAAAATTGTAATCTCGTTGTTAGTCAGTGCTCATATGGCTCGCAAAGCCATCGGAATATGGAAAGAGTAGGTATGAGAATTGGATATACCCGAGCAGCATGGACAAGAATTTAA
- a CDS encoding GNAT family N-acetyltransferase, protein MITLELMNSSEFQEYLNSAVKSYAESNVQSGNWSEQESVSKAAEQYAQLLPDDEKTANNKLFTIRSDGKEVGMIWLALKPNNKGVIYDIKIREDYRGRGFGKQAMEEIEKVGREFGIRSIELHVFAHNPIARNLYEKLGYKETSIVMAKEI, encoded by the coding sequence ATGATTACATTAGAATTAATGAATTCTTCTGAATTCCAGGAGTATCTAAATTCAGCAGTTAAAAGCTATGCAGAAAGCAACGTTCAATCTGGTAATTGGAGTGAACAGGAATCTGTCAGTAAGGCTGCAGAACAATACGCACAACTTTTGCCGGACGACGAGAAAACAGCTAATAACAAATTATTTACAATTCGTTCTGATGGCAAAGAGGTTGGAATGATTTGGCTGGCATTAAAACCAAATAACAAGGGGGTTATCTACGATATAAAGATTAGGGAAGATTACCGAGGACGTGGATTTGGTAAGCAAGCGATGGAGGAGATAGAAAAAGTGGGTAGAGAATTTGGCATAAGGAGTATAGAACTTCACGTCTTTGCTCATAATCCAATAGCACGTAATTTATATGAAAAGCTAGGTTATAAAGAAACGAGCATCGTAATGGCAAAAGAAATATAA
- a CDS encoding M23 family metallopeptidase, producing the protein MQINEERMKDLNISEVIIHPVFNHLFLTIEHPEGQYQYIGDALGRDCMITRFKDGWMRMYDGDGMLNEDWYTWGADVLAPFDGVVKSIFINPITNNPGTLTPGRASSIVFEREDGVLVTYAHVMDISVKEGDIVTTGQVVAKAGNNGYSRNPHIHVGAWLGDTPLQIRFDLQRMGTQMKEFGDRLYLC; encoded by the coding sequence TTGCAAATCAATGAAGAAAGGATGAAAGATTTGAATATCTCTGAAGTGATTATACATCCTGTATTCAATCATTTATTTCTAACAATTGAACATCCTGAAGGGCAGTACCAGTACATAGGTGATGCATTAGGTAGAGATTGCATGATTACCAGATTCAAAGATGGATGGATGCGAATGTATGATGGTGACGGTATGCTCAATGAGGATTGGTATACATGGGGGGCTGATGTACTAGCTCCATTTGATGGAGTTGTGAAATCTATATTTATAAATCCGATAACTAATAATCCCGGGACTTTAACACCGGGGAGGGCAAGTTCTATAGTATTTGAAAGAGAAGATGGTGTTCTTGTTACTTATGCCCATGTAATGGATATAAGCGTTAAAGAAGGTGACATCGTTACGACTGGTCAAGTAGTTGCGAAAGCTGGGAACAATGGATATTCCAGAAATCCACATATTCATGTGGGTGCATGGCTTGGTGATACTCCATTACAAATCCGATTCGACTTGCAGAGAATGGGAACACAGATGAAGGAATTTGGAGACAGACTTTATTTATGTTAA